A single Pseudodesulfovibrio aespoeensis Aspo-2 DNA region contains:
- a CDS encoding DUF4911 domain-containing protein → MKNSSRTKPRKRACPPPPLHSARTYVRVEPSKIGLFRFLLEAHDNLGVFTVTNRFTGILQLRYSPHLRREMRAFLDAAATEMTVEIVMDPGGAVSRPRRA, encoded by the coding sequence ATGAAGAACTCGTCCAGAACAAAGCCGCGCAAGCGGGCCTGTCCGCCGCCGCCCCTGCACTCGGCGCGGACCTATGTGCGGGTGGAGCCATCCAAGATCGGGCTGTTCCGCTTCCTGCTCGAAGCGCACGACAACCTGGGCGTGTTCACGGTGACCAACCGGTTCACCGGCATCCTGCAACTGCGCTACAGCCCGCACCTGCGCCGCGAGATGCGCGCCTTTCTCGACGCCGCAGCCACCGAGATGACGGTGGAGATCGTCATGGACCCTGGCGGCGCGGTCTCCCGGCCCCGCCGAGCCTGA
- a CDS encoding flagellin N-terminal helical domain-containing protein, whose amino-acid sequence MSLVINHNLMAMNAQRNLSEHYSRLGTSTRRLSSGLRVGTAADDAAGLAIRELMRSEISSLHQGIRNAADAISLIQTADGALQVIDEKLIRMKELAMQASTGTYNSDQRLIIDSEYQAMSSEINRIANATDFNGIYLLNGNLSGNPGTDHNGRGISPTGPLKIHFGTGNDSSEDYYYVAIQGSTASAFGLGHAATAKAGATAEEINAGKAISTQALAQAAMAAINNAIISKDKIRANLGAMQNRLENTITNLEIQAENLQAAESRISDVDVAQEMTEFVRNQIMTQSAVAMLAQANSLPRMAMQLIGG is encoded by the coding sequence GAGCACTACAGCCGCCTTGGCACCTCGACCCGGCGTTTGTCTTCCGGTCTGCGCGTTGGCACGGCTGCCGACGATGCCGCCGGACTGGCTATTCGCGAACTCATGCGCTCGGAAATAAGCTCTCTGCACCAGGGCATCCGCAACGCAGCCGACGCGATTTCACTCATCCAGACGGCGGACGGCGCGCTGCAGGTCATCGATGAAAAGCTCATCCGCATGAAAGAGCTGGCCATGCAGGCGTCCACCGGCACGTACAACTCCGACCAGCGCCTGATCATCGACTCCGAGTATCAGGCCATGTCCTCGGAAATCAACCGTATCGCCAACGCCACGGACTTCAACGGAATTTACCTGCTCAACGGTAACCTGTCCGGCAATCCGGGCACGGACCACAACGGCAGGGGCATTTCGCCCACCGGTCCCTTGAAGATCCACTTCGGCACAGGCAACGACAGCTCGGAAGACTACTACTACGTAGCCATCCAGGGCTCCACGGCCTCTGCCTTCGGCCTGGGCCACGCCGCCACAGCCAAGGCTGGGGCCACTGCCGAGGAAATCAACGCGGGCAAGGCCATCTCCACCCAGGCGCTGGCCCAGGCAGCCATGGCCGCCATCAACAACGCGATCATTTCCAAGGACAAGATCCGCGCCAACCTCGGTGCCATGCAGAACCGGCTGGAGAACACCATCACCAACCTGGAAATCCAGGCCGAGAACCTGCAGGCTGCCGAATCCCGCATCTCCGACGTCGATGTGGCGCAGGAAATGACGGAATTCGTGCGCAACCAGATCATGACCCAGTCCGCTGTCGCCATGCTGGCGCAGGCCAACTCCCTGCCGAGGATGGCCATGCAGCTCATCGGCGGCTAG
- a CDS encoding M48 family metalloprotease, with amino-acid sequence MNKSACAGAWSRRRFLRAGAMTAMAVALGGCAKNPVTGKSQLMLVSETDEVNLDKQAAPHQLSADYGPVQDGALNSYVSGVGQRLAATSHRPDMPYSFRVVNANYVNAYAFPGGTIACTRGIMLGIDNEAELAALLGHEIGHVNARHTASRMSTSMVVGALAGVGGAVVGARYGGDWGALAGGLGGIGVGALLASYSRDDERQADSLGMEYMTKAEYNPDGMAGLMEMLNTQHDKEPSALEVMFSTHPMSSERLATARQAANSKYLSAREYSLYRERYMDNTASLRATEPAIKELQTAEKLIREKEYAKADGHIATAIKQSPRDYCGLLLMTKCKAAQEQYATALPYAQRAHEAYPGEPQAMQLNGLLLVATKKYDEAFANFAAYEKALPGNPYSAFYKGYCKEGMGSTREAAEEYVRFLQQVNQGEQAKHAYYRLVEWGYIQGRAEPVANPLKGLV; translated from the coding sequence ATGAACAAGTCCGCATGTGCCGGAGCCTGGAGCCGCCGCCGATTTCTCAGGGCAGGAGCCATGACCGCCATGGCCGTGGCTCTTGGGGGCTGCGCCAAGAACCCGGTCACCGGCAAGAGCCAGCTGATGCTCGTCAGCGAGACCGATGAGGTCAACCTGGACAAGCAGGCCGCGCCGCACCAGCTCTCTGCCGACTACGGTCCGGTGCAGGACGGCGCGCTCAACAGCTATGTCTCGGGCGTGGGCCAACGGCTGGCGGCCACGAGCCACCGGCCCGACATGCCCTACAGCTTCCGGGTGGTCAACGCCAACTATGTCAACGCCTACGCCTTTCCCGGCGGGACCATCGCCTGCACGCGCGGCATCATGCTGGGCATTGACAACGAGGCTGAACTGGCCGCCCTGCTCGGCCACGAGATCGGCCACGTCAACGCCCGGCACACGGCCTCGCGCATGAGCACCTCCATGGTGGTGGGCGCATTGGCCGGTGTCGGCGGCGCAGTGGTGGGAGCCAGGTACGGCGGCGACTGGGGCGCGCTGGCGGGCGGGCTTGGCGGCATCGGCGTGGGTGCGCTTCTGGCCTCCTACAGCCGCGACGACGAGCGTCAGGCGGACAGCCTGGGCATGGAATACATGACCAAAGCCGAATACAACCCCGACGGCATGGCCGGACTCATGGAGATGCTCAACACCCAGCACGACAAGGAGCCGAGCGCGCTGGAGGTGATGTTCTCCACCCACCCCATGAGCAGCGAGCGGCTGGCCACGGCCCGGCAGGCCGCCAATTCGAAATACCTCTCGGCCCGCGAGTATTCGCTCTATCGCGAGCGGTACATGGACAACACCGCGTCGCTTCGCGCCACGGAGCCTGCCATCAAGGAGTTGCAGACCGCGGAGAAGCTCATCCGCGAAAAGGAATACGCCAAGGCCGACGGACATATCGCCACCGCCATCAAGCAGTCGCCTCGCGACTACTGCGGGCTGCTGCTGATGACCAAGTGCAAGGCGGCGCAGGAGCAGTACGCCACGGCCCTGCCCTATGCCCAGCGTGCCCACGAAGCGTATCCGGGCGAACCCCAGGCCATGCAGCTCAACGGGCTGCTGCTGGTGGCCACCAAGAAGTATGACGAGGCCTTTGCCAATTTCGCGGCCTATGAGAAGGCGCTGCCCGGCAACCCCTACAGCGCCTTCTACAAGGGCTACTGCAAGGAGGGCATGGGCAGCACCCGCGAGGCCGCCGAGGAGTATGTGCGTTTTCTCCAGCAGGTCAACCAGGGCGAGCAGGCCAAGCACGCCTATTACCGGCTGGTGGAATGGGGCTATATCCAGGGCCGGGCCGAGCCCGTGGCCAATCCCCTGAAGGGGCTGGTCTAG
- the rnc gene encoding ribonuclease III, with protein MDTGDLQQRIHHRFGQVKLMEAALTHSSHANEQEGDGDNERLEFLGDAVLELCISEEGYRRFPHAPEGQLTRIRSQLVKEKSLAAIARSLDLHRHILLGKGEELQGGRDRDALLADAFEALMGAVFLDGGFAAARKSILHIFGDKWPEAEMLPETKDYKSRLQEVAQERFRDRPVYVLAGTSGPEHEKVFMVDATLPTGACFRGVSSSVKRAEQEAARLGLRALNVPDDE; from the coding sequence ATGGATACCGGCGACCTGCAACAACGTATTCACCATAGGTTTGGGCAAGTCAAGCTTATGGAGGCAGCACTGACCCACAGTTCCCACGCCAACGAGCAGGAGGGGGACGGCGACAACGAGCGGCTCGAGTTCCTCGGCGACGCGGTGCTTGAGCTGTGCATATCCGAGGAGGGCTACCGCCGCTTTCCGCATGCTCCGGAGGGGCAGCTGACCAGGATCCGGTCGCAACTGGTCAAGGAGAAGAGCCTGGCCGCCATAGCCCGTAGCCTGGACCTGCACCGGCACATTCTGCTTGGCAAGGGCGAGGAACTCCAGGGCGGGCGCGACCGCGACGCCCTGCTGGCCGACGCCTTCGAGGCGCTCATGGGCGCGGTGTTTCTGGATGGGGGATTTGCGGCGGCCAGGAAGAGCATCCTGCACATATTCGGGGACAAATGGCCCGAGGCCGAGATGCTGCCTGAAACCAAGGACTACAAGAGCCGCCTCCAGGAGGTGGCCCAGGAGCGGTTTCGCGACCGGCCCGTGTACGTGCTGGCCGGAACCAGCGGCCCGGAGCACGAGAAGGTGTTCATGGTGGACGCCACCCTGCCCACCGGGGCCTGCTTTCGCGGCGTGAGCAGCAGCGTCAAGCGGGCCGAGCAGGAGGCCGCAAGGCTGGGCCTGCGCGCCCTCAACGTTCCCGACGACGAATAG
- a CDS encoding 30S ribosomal protein S1: MEKTNEAIESPEMEMNFADALDEYLNSDFGDLDEGTIVSGEIVKIDKDYVLVDVNFKSEGQIPASEFTDSDGTVNVQIGERVDVFVARKNEAEGTIYLSRDKAKRMQLFDKLEELMEKDGEVIGRILRRIKGGYTVDLGGVEAFLPGSHVDLRPVPDMDALVNKKFDFKILKINRRRSNVIVSRRVLLEEMRSEQRDKLLDTLEDGQSVTGKVKNITEYGVFIDLGGLDGLLHITDMSWKRIKHPKEMVQLGDELELKILSFDRDAQKVSLGLKQLVSDPWENIAEKYPEGARFTGVITNLADYGAFVELENGVEGLVHISEMSWTRKLRHPSQMVKVGDEVEVVVLGVDQDKKRISLGMKQISPNPWDVVAEKYPEGTVLEGAIKNITEFGVFIGIEEGIDGLIHVSDISWTKKIRHPSEVYKSGDAVQAKVLTVDKENEKFTLGVKQLTEDPWTQVPGKYPVGQMITGTVTNITDFGLFVEVEEGIEGLVHVSEISRKKIKSPSEIYKEGDTIEAKVIHVSADERRLGLSIKQTKEEAPTVAAGGARKPKSFGGGVDAGSTLGDLLREKLEEAAGEALEEAAEEEARAEAAAEASVEAPAEEPVEAPVEAAVEAADDEEGK, encoded by the coding sequence ATGGAAAAAACGAACGAAGCTATTGAATCGCCTGAGATGGAGATGAATTTCGCCGACGCGCTCGACGAATATTTGAACTCCGATTTCGGGGACCTTGACGAAGGCACCATCGTATCCGGTGAAATCGTCAAGATTGACAAGGACTACGTGCTCGTCGACGTGAATTTCAAGTCCGAAGGACAGATTCCCGCCAGCGAATTCACCGACTCAGACGGCACAGTGAACGTCCAGATCGGCGAAAGGGTCGACGTGTTCGTGGCCCGCAAGAACGAAGCCGAGGGCACCATCTACTTGTCCCGCGACAAGGCCAAGCGGATGCAGCTTTTTGATAAACTGGAAGAGCTGATGGAGAAGGACGGCGAAGTCATCGGTCGCATCCTCCGTCGCATCAAGGGCGGCTACACCGTCGATCTCGGCGGCGTGGAGGCCTTCCTGCCCGGTTCCCATGTCGATCTGCGTCCGGTCCCTGACATGGACGCCCTGGTCAACAAGAAGTTCGACTTCAAGATCCTCAAGATCAACCGTCGCCGCAGCAACGTCATCGTCTCCCGCCGCGTGCTTCTCGAAGAGATGCGCAGCGAACAGCGCGACAAGCTGCTCGACACCCTCGAAGACGGCCAGTCTGTCACCGGCAAGGTCAAGAACATCACCGAATACGGCGTGTTCATCGACCTGGGCGGTCTCGACGGCCTGCTGCACATCACCGACATGTCCTGGAAGCGCATCAAGCATCCCAAGGAAATGGTCCAGCTGGGCGACGAGCTGGAGCTGAAGATCCTCAGCTTCGACCGCGACGCGCAGAAGGTCTCCCTGGGTCTCAAGCAGCTGGTGTCCGATCCGTGGGAGAATATCGCCGAGAAGTACCCCGAAGGGGCCCGCTTCACCGGCGTCATCACCAATCTGGCCGACTATGGCGCGTTCGTGGAGCTGGAAAACGGCGTGGAAGGTCTGGTCCACATCTCCGAGATGTCCTGGACCCGCAAGCTGCGCCACCCTTCTCAGATGGTCAAGGTCGGCGACGAGGTCGAGGTGGTCGTCCTCGGCGTGGATCAGGACAAGAAGCGCATCAGCCTCGGCATGAAGCAGATCAGCCCCAATCCCTGGGATGTGGTGGCCGAGAAGTACCCCGAGGGCACCGTCCTTGAGGGCGCCATCAAGAACATCACCGAGTTTGGCGTGTTCATCGGCATCGAGGAGGGCATCGACGGTCTCATCCATGTGTCCGACATCTCCTGGACCAAGAAGATCCGCCATCCTTCCGAGGTCTACAAGTCCGGCGACGCGGTCCAGGCCAAGGTCCTGACCGTGGACAAGGAGAACGAGAAGTTCACCTTGGGCGTGAAGCAGCTGACCGAAGACCCGTGGACCCAGGTTCCGGGCAAGTACCCCGTGGGCCAGATGATCACCGGCACGGTGACCAACATCACCGACTTCGGTCTCTTCGTCGAGGTCGAGGAAGGCATCGAAGGTTTGGTGCACGTCTCCGAGATCAGCCGCAAGAAGATCAAGTCCCCCTCCGAGATCTACAAGGAAGGCGACACCATCGAGGCCAAGGTCATCCACGTCTCGGCTGACGAGCGCCGCCTGGGCCTGTCCATCAAGCAGACCAAGGAAGAGGCTCCCACCGTTGCCGCAGGCGGTGCCCGCAAGCCCAAGAGCTTTGGCGGCGGTGTCGATGCCGGGTCTACCCTGGGCGACCTGCTCCGCGAGAAGCTGGAAGAGGCCGCGGGTGAAGCCCTTGAAGAGGCCGCCGAGGAAGAGGCCAGGGCCGAGGCAGCTGCCGAGGCTTCTGTTGAAGCGCCTGCTGAAGAGCCTGTTGAAGCGCCTGTCGAAGCCGCTGTTGAAGCTGCCGACGACGAAGAAGGCAAGTAG
- a CDS encoding glutamine amidotransferase, whose amino-acid sequence MPSSRPILVLKTGSTFDHLIPARGDFEHWTARGMGLAPDQWICADVRRGDPLPDPAILTGCVITGSHDMVTDDADWMLTTGRWLAGAVDAGLPMLGICFGHQLMAHALGGRADYHPDGPEIGTVPVTLTHEAARDPLFSSLPPVFAAHVTHSQTASVLPPACVVLAASDHDRHQAFRLGRHAWGVQFHPEFDAEATRHYVTAQAAKIAAHGNDPDALRDSVRETPESADLLRRFAAYCLA is encoded by the coding sequence ATGCCGTCCTCCCGTCCCATCCTTGTGCTCAAGACCGGCTCCACCTTTGACCATCTGATCCCGGCCAGGGGCGATTTCGAGCATTGGACCGCGCGAGGCATGGGCCTTGCCCCTGACCAGTGGATCTGCGCGGACGTGCGCCGGGGCGACCCGCTGCCCGATCCCGCCATCCTGACCGGATGCGTCATCACCGGCTCCCACGACATGGTCACGGACGACGCGGACTGGATGCTGACCACGGGCCGCTGGCTGGCCGGGGCCGTGGACGCGGGGCTGCCCATGCTCGGCATCTGCTTTGGCCACCAGCTCATGGCCCATGCCCTGGGCGGGCGGGCCGACTACCACCCGGACGGCCCGGAGATCGGCACCGTGCCCGTCACCTTGACCCACGAGGCGGCGCGCGATCCGCTCTTCTCGTCGCTTCCGCCCGTGTTCGCGGCCCACGTCACCCATTCGCAGACCGCCAGCGTCCTGCCCCCGGCCTGCGTGGTCCTGGCGGCCAGCGACCACGACCGGCATCAGGCATTTCGCCTGGGCCGTCACGCCTGGGGCGTTCAGTTCCACCCGGAGTTCGACGCCGAGGCCACTCGCCACTATGTGACGGCCCAGGCCGCTAAGATCGCCGCCCACGGCAACGACCCGGACGCCCTGCGCGACTCGGTCCGCGAGACCCCGGAGTCCGCCGACCTGCTGCGCCGGTTCGCAGCGTATTGCCTCGCCTGA
- a CDS encoding phosphotransacetylase family protein, which translates to MAGLYIGSTTGYSGKNMIVMGLGLKLQKDGFNVGYMKPVGAMPIEVNGKLGDEDAVFVQDVLGIGEDPELVSPVVVTQDFKVKAFSGNMEGLLDRIVESYKTLAESKDVTLVAGSGSMYSGKYCNTDAISVIKQLGIKAIIIDRFQKELKYDYLMVMKEQLGDQLLGVILNDIPPHFMDEVDQLLGPALESKGVKILGVIPHDPLMGAIKVGDLADRLGGKIISAHNKSERVVETFLIGTMQVENFMTHFRKKKNSAIIVGGDRSDVQLVALEGDCPCLVLTGNLYPNDIILTRSEVLETPIIMVREDTFTVAKKMDDILSRHKLRDAIKIKQGAELVADHIDFQHIKKELGLK; encoded by the coding sequence ATGGCTGGTCTCTACATTGGTTCGACTACCGGGTATTCAGGCAAGAACATGATCGTCATGGGCCTGGGCCTCAAGCTCCAGAAGGATGGCTTCAACGTCGGCTACATGAAGCCTGTCGGTGCCATGCCCATAGAGGTCAACGGCAAGCTCGGCGACGAGGACGCGGTCTTTGTCCAGGACGTGCTGGGCATCGGCGAGGACCCGGAACTGGTCTCGCCCGTGGTCGTGACCCAGGATTTCAAGGTCAAGGCCTTCTCCGGCAACATGGAAGGGCTGCTCGACAGGATCGTGGAGAGCTACAAGACCCTGGCCGAGTCCAAGGACGTCACCCTGGTGGCCGGCTCCGGCTCCATGTACTCCGGCAAATATTGCAACACCGACGCCATCTCGGTCATCAAGCAGCTCGGCATCAAGGCGATCATCATCGACCGCTTCCAGAAAGAGCTGAAATACGACTACCTGATGGTCATGAAGGAGCAGTTGGGCGACCAGCTTCTGGGCGTCATCCTCAACGACATCCCGCCCCATTTCATGGACGAGGTGGACCAGCTGCTCGGCCCGGCCCTGGAGAGCAAGGGCGTGAAGATCCTGGGCGTCATCCCGCATGACCCGCTCATGGGCGCCATCAAGGTGGGCGATCTGGCCGACCGGCTGGGCGGCAAGATCATCTCGGCCCACAACAAGTCCGAGCGCGTGGTCGAGACCTTCCTCATCGGCACCATGCAGGTGGAAAACTTCATGACCCACTTCCGCAAGAAGAAGAACTCGGCCATCATCGTGGGAGGCGACCGCTCGGATGTCCAGCTGGTGGCGCTCGAGGGCGACTGCCCCTGCCTGGTGCTGACCGGCAACCTCTACCCCAACGACATCATCCTGACCCGCTCCGAGGTGCTGGAGACCCCCATCATCATGGTCCGCGAGGACACCTTCACCGTGGCCAAGAAGATGGACGACATCCTCTCCCGCCACAAGCTGCGCGACGCCATCAAGATCAAGCAGGGCGCGGAACTGGTGGCCGACCACATCGACTTCCAGCACATCAAGAAGGAACTGGGGCTCAAGTAG
- the phoU gene encoding phosphate signaling complex protein PhoU, producing the protein MEQRAHFSKKLEDLKIEVLRMAALSESAIHKAVKAFLENDADLAEEVILGDATINKLEDNLDNFTLELLALDQPMAVDLRTIIGGQRITVNLERLGDEAVNLAHRAMFLSTRPPLPHNPKMESLAATAKLMLSDALKAYVDEDVSLAGQVCRADDKADDLNIAILRQYVSEMVSESRIVERGVHAIIGARHLERIADLATNVAESVVFIVEGTSMKHNCKE; encoded by the coding sequence ATGGAACAGCGCGCACATTTTTCCAAGAAGCTTGAAGATTTGAAAATTGAAGTTCTCCGCATGGCGGCCTTGTCCGAGTCTGCGATCCACAAGGCGGTCAAGGCGTTTCTCGAGAACGACGCCGACCTGGCCGAAGAGGTCATCCTTGGCGACGCGACCATCAATAAGCTTGAGGACAACCTGGACAACTTCACCCTGGAGCTGCTGGCCCTCGACCAGCCCATGGCCGTGGACCTGCGCACCATCATCGGCGGGCAGCGCATCACGGTCAACCTGGAGCGGCTGGGCGACGAGGCGGTCAATCTCGCCCACCGGGCCATGTTCCTGAGCACCCGCCCGCCCCTGCCCCACAACCCGAAGATGGAGAGCCTTGCGGCCACGGCCAAGCTCATGCTCTCCGACGCGCTCAAGGCCTATGTGGACGAGGATGTCTCCCTGGCCGGGCAGGTCTGCCGGGCAGACGACAAGGCGGACGATCTGAACATCGCCATCCTGCGCCAGTACGTCAGCGAGATGGTCTCGGAGTCGCGCATCGTGGAGCGCGGGGTGCACGCCATCATCGGCGCGCGCCACCTGGAGCGCATCGCGGATCTGGCCACCAACGTGGCCGAGTCGGTGGTCTTCATCGTCGAAGGCACGAGCATGAAGCACAACTGCAAGGAATAG
- the sppA gene encoding signal peptide peptidase SppA, with product MRLEGTRSRFSQRHPFVFGVMMILVAVVLVMGATAFFRSMGWTPHSVGMGGDRLGMVSVEGVILDSAEVVEWIRTLKDDTSIKGVLLRVNSPGGAIAPSQEIYQAVSALAEVKPVVASYGTVAASGGYYASAPAHVIVANPGSITASIGVMAEFVTVTEALEKLGIKPEVLTTGKYKAAGTPMRELTPEQREQLLDLMRDLHDQFVGDVARARKMPFARVAAVADGRGVTGRQALELGLVDMLGSESQAFDKLKAMCSIEGRAVLVKGPVKEQSLLEKFVGSLKIDLSSSTGQGWTFSYR from the coding sequence ATGCGCCTGGAAGGAACCCGTTCTCGTTTCTCCCAGCGCCACCCCTTTGTGTTTGGGGTGATGATGATACTAGTGGCCGTGGTCCTCGTTATGGGGGCCACGGCCTTTTTCCGTTCCATGGGCTGGACCCCACACTCGGTGGGCATGGGCGGCGACAGGCTCGGCATGGTCTCGGTGGAAGGGGTGATCCTCGACTCCGCCGAGGTGGTCGAGTGGATACGCACCCTCAAGGACGACACGTCCATCAAGGGCGTGCTCCTGCGCGTCAACTCGCCGGGCGGGGCCATTGCGCCCTCCCAGGAGATATATCAGGCGGTGTCCGCCCTGGCCGAAGTCAAGCCTGTGGTCGCCTCCTACGGCACCGTGGCTGCCAGCGGGGGCTACTACGCCTCTGCCCCGGCCCACGTCATCGTGGCCAACCCCGGCTCCATCACCGCCTCCATCGGGGTCATGGCCGAGTTTGTCACCGTGACCGAGGCCCTGGAAAAGCTCGGCATCAAGCCTGAGGTGCTGACCACGGGCAAGTATAAGGCCGCAGGCACCCCCATGCGCGAGCTGACTCCCGAGCAGCGCGAGCAGCTCCTGGACCTGATGCGCGACCTGCATGACCAGTTCGTGGGCGATGTGGCCCGCGCCCGCAAGATGCCCTTTGCCCGCGTGGCCGCCGTGGCCGACGGGCGGGGTGTCACCGGGCGGCAGGCCCTGGAGCTCGGGCTGGTGGACATGCTCGGCAGCGAATCCCAGGCGTTTGACAAGCTCAAGGCCATGTGCTCCATCGAGGGCCGCGCCGTGCTGGTCAAGGGACCGGTCAAGGAGCAGTCCCTGCTCGAGAAGTTCGTCGGCTCCCTGAAGATAGACCTTTCCTCCTCCACCGGCCAGGGCTGGACTTTCTCCTACCGGTAA
- a CDS encoding acetate--CoA ligase family protein yields the protein MQSDTRLRTLFNPDSVAVIGASRNPGKLGHVVLANLVGAGYRGKLFPVNPAGGEILGLKTYSAINRLPHSPDLAVVVLPRQDVLRTLDELAEARVGAVCVITAGFRETGRDGFELEMRMADLARRKNITLLGPNSLGLINTECGLNATIAQAMPARGSIGFFSQSGALCSAILDWADGEGVGFSKFVSLGNKAALSEADVLEALGDDPDTRVIIGYLESVDDGEKFLRKARAVTGTKPVIMIKAGTTPSGARATSSHTGSMAGSLVASTAAFRQAGIIEMHDLEALFDLARAFSEQPLPKGPNLTVITNSGGPGILAADACEGAGLNLARPSQKTLQILTEALPPFAAIYNPIDIIGDARADRYRATLEAVAQDEITHAILVLLTPTASAEIEATAQAIIDTAKACDKPVFACFMGHERIKPGRDMLLAAGIPCYAYPEPAIRAISSMLAHYRWLNRPYPVEVCFRRDKGKAEHVIAKARRIGLQELPFADAMSVAAAYELPVPETRLVRTSDQAVRAAKKLGYPVALKIVSPHIQSRADVGGVAIDLHTPRDVRDAWLDITSRTQRKRPDAYIAGCLVQTMGPIKAREVEVRFTQDPQFGPLLSFCLAGPLSEMLGDVSYRLAPLTLQDAQDIIREIRSFPLLRGARGEEPVNLTAIEDILLSMSQLATDFPGIQEAVLSPVLVNAEGAFVSDLRLTIG from the coding sequence ATGCAATCAGACACTCGCCTTCGCACCCTGTTCAATCCCGATTCCGTCGCCGTCATCGGCGCATCGAGAAATCCGGGCAAGCTCGGCCATGTGGTGCTCGCCAATCTGGTGGGCGCAGGGTACAGGGGGAAATTGTTTCCCGTCAATCCCGCAGGCGGCGAAATCCTCGGTCTGAAGACGTATTCCGCCATCAACAGGCTGCCGCATTCGCCCGATCTGGCCGTGGTGGTCCTGCCGCGCCAGGATGTGCTGCGCACCCTGGACGAGCTGGCCGAGGCGCGCGTCGGAGCCGTGTGCGTCATCACCGCCGGGTTCCGCGAGACAGGCCGCGACGGGTTCGAGCTTGAGATGCGCATGGCCGATCTGGCCCGGCGCAAAAACATCACCCTGCTCGGCCCCAACTCGCTGGGACTTATCAACACCGAGTGCGGTCTCAACGCCACCATTGCCCAGGCCATGCCCGCCAGGGGGTCCATCGGGTTCTTCTCCCAGTCCGGCGCCCTGTGCTCGGCCATCCTCGACTGGGCCGACGGCGAGGGGGTCGGCTTCTCCAAGTTCGTCAGCCTGGGCAACAAGGCCGCCCTGTCCGAGGCGGACGTGCTCGAAGCCCTGGGCGACGACCCGGACACACGGGTCATCATCGGCTACCTCGAAAGCGTGGACGACGGCGAAAAATTCCTGCGCAAGGCGCGCGCCGTGACCGGGACCAAGCCGGTCATCATGATCAAGGCGGGCACCACCCCGTCGGGCGCGCGGGCCACGTCGAGCCACACCGGCTCCATGGCCGGGTCGCTGGTGGCCTCCACCGCCGCCTTCCGCCAGGCGGGCATCATCGAGATGCACGACCTGGAGGCGCTCTTTGACCTGGCCCGCGCCTTTTCCGAGCAGCCGCTGCCCAAGGGGCCGAACCTGACCGTGATCACCAACTCCGGCGGCCCCGGCATCCTGGCCGCGGACGCCTGCGAGGGAGCCGGGCTCAACCTCGCGCGCCCATCGCAGAAGACGCTGCAAATCCTGACCGAGGCCCTGCCACCCTTTGCCGCCATCTACAACCCCATTGACATCATTGGCGACGCCAGGGCGGACCGCTACCGGGCCACCCTCGAAGCCGTGGCCCAGGACGAGATCACCCACGCCATCCTGGTGCTGCTCACGCCCACGGCATCCGCCGAGATCGAAGCCACGGCCCAGGCGATCATCGACACGGCCAAGGCCTGCGACAAGCCCGTGTTCGCCTGTTTCATGGGCCACGAGCGCATCAAACCGGGCCGCGACATGCTGCTGGCCGCGGGCATTCCCTGCTACGCCTACCCAGAGCCCGCCATCCGCGCCATTTCCTCCATGCTCGCCCACTACCGCTGGCTCAACCGGCCCTATCCGGTGGAGGTCTGCTTTCGCCGGGACAAGGGCAAGGCCGAGCATGTCATCGCCAAGGCGCGCCGGATCGGCCTGCAAGAGCTGCCCTTTGCCGACGCCATGAGCGTGGCCGCCGCCTACGAGCTGCCCGTACCCGAGACCCGGCTGGTGCGCACCAGCGACCAGGCCGTGCGCGCGGCCAAGAAGCTCGGCTACCCCGTGGCGCTCAAGATCGTCTCGCCCCATATCCAGAGCCGGGCCGACGTGGGCGGCGTGGCCATTGATCTGCACACCCCGCGCGACGTTCGCGACGCCTGGCTCGACATCACCAGCCGCACCCAGCGCAAACGGCCCGATGCCTACATCGCGGGCTGTCTGGTCCAGACCATGGGGCCGATCAAGGCGCGCGAGGTCGAGGTGCGCTTCACCCAGGACCCGCAGTTCGGACCGCTGCTCTCGTTCTGTCTGGCCGGGCCGCTCTCCGAGATGCTCGGCGATGTCAGCTACCGGCTGGCCCCGCTGACACTCCAGGACGCCCAGGACATCATCCGCGAGATCCGCTCGTTCCCCCTGCTGCGCGGGGCGCGCGGCGAGGAGCCGGTCAACCTGACGGCCATCGAGGACATCCTCCTGTCCATGTCACAGCTGGCGACCGACTTTCCGGGGATTCAGGAGGCCGTGCTCAGCCCGGTCCTGGTCAATGCCGAGGGTGCGTTCGTCTCGGACCTGCGCTTGACCATCGGCTGA